Sequence from the Brevundimonas diminuta genome:
CCATGAACTGGGGTCGAAACTGGCCGAGGGCGAGCGGTTCGCCCTGGAGAGCCACCTGACGATCGCCGACGTGGACGTGGACCGGATCGGGCTGGACCGGTTGCGCAACGGCACCTTCGCCGAATGCGCGAGAAACGAAGGCGAGGCGGCGACCGTCGTGCCCTTCATGACGCGCGAGGATCATGAGGCCAGCGAGCTGATCCGGCCGCTGGACCGGTTCCCCTTCGTGCCGGACGACGCCGGGCGGCTGGATCAGGACTGCTATGAGGCGTTCAATATCCAGGTGCAGGGGCTGATGCGCCGCATGACGGCGACCGGCGCCAAGTCGCTGGTGATCGGCGTGTCCGGCGGGCTGGATTCGACCCAGGCCCTGCTGGTCGCGTGCCGCGCCTTCGACCGGCTGGATCTGCCGCGGACCAATATCCTAGGCTTCACCATGCCGGGGTTCGCGACCTCCGACGGGACGAAATCGAATGCCTGGGCGCTGATGACCGCGCTGGGCGTCACAGGCGCAGAGATCGACATCCGCCCCGCCGCCGAACAGATGTTCAAGGACATCGGCCACCCCTATGCCGAGGGTCAGCCGGTGCACGACATCACCTTCGAGAACGTGCAGGCGGGCCTGAGGACCGACTATCTGTTCCGGCTGGCGAACCAGCACAGGGCCTTCGTGCTGGGGACCGGGGACCTGTCGGAACTGGCGCTGGGCTGGGCCACATACGGCGTCGGCGACCATATGAGCCATTACAACGTCAACGGCGGGGTGGCGAAGACGTTGATCCGGCATCTGATCCGCTGGGTGGCGGCGGGCGATCTGATCGGCGCGGGCGCGCGCGACACGCTGCACGCCATTCTGGACACGGAGATATCGCCTGAACTGGTGCCGGCCAAAGACGGGGTGATCCAGTCGACGGAAGGGACCGTCGGCCCCTATGCGCTGAACGACTTCTTCCTGTTCTACATCAGCCGGTTCGGGATGACCCCGTCCAAGGTCGCCTTCCTGGCGCATCAGGCCTGGGGCGATGCGGGCGCAGGGCATTGGCCGGCGAATACGCCGGACGACGAAAAGGTCGAATACGATCTGGCGACGATCAAGGGCTGGCTGCGGAAGTTCCTGATCCGCTTCTTCCAGACCGCCCAGTTCAAGCGCTCGGCCCTGCCGAACGGACCAAAGGTGGTCACCGGCGGATCGCTGTCGCCGCGCGGCGACTGGCGCGCGCCGTCGGACGGCAATGCGCGGGTGTGGCTGGACGAGCTGGACGCAAACGTGCCGGACGCCTGAAAGCGAAATCCCTTACTTGCCGTATGGATATTCGCGGCGGTGGCCGTTAGAAGCTTGGCCATGGCCGACGACGTGACCAAAGACTCTAACGGCAACATCCTGGCCGACGGCGACAGCGTGACCCTGATCAAGGATCTGAAGGTCAAGGGATCGGGCGGGGTGACGCTGAAGCGCGGGACGCTGGTCAAGAACATCCGCCTGACCGGCGATGCGGACGAGATCGAGGCCAATGTGGAGAAGGTGCGCGGCCTGGTCCTGCGGACCGAGTTCGTGAAGAAGGCCTGACCCTCTTCCCTTCGCGCGATGCAGCCGCCATCTAGCGGCCTATGACCGACACCCTCGCCGCCCCGACCTCGACCGCCGCCACGAATGGCAAGATCCCCGTCACCGTCCTGACCGGCTATCTCGGCGCGGGCAAGACGACGCTGCTGAACCGGATCCTGACCGAGGATCACGGCAAGCGCTACGCCGTCATCGTCAACGAGTTCGGCGAGATCGGCATCGACAACGACCTGGTGGTCGGCGCCGACGAGGACGTGTTCGAAATGAACAACGGCTGCGTCTGCTGCACGGTGCGCGGCGACCTGATCCGCGTGGTCGCCGGCCTGATGAAGCGCCAGCGTCCCGGAAAGCCCGCCTTCGACGCCATCATCGTGGAGACGACGGGCCTGGCCGACCCAGGCCCGGTGGCCCAGACCTTCTTCGTGGACGAGGACGTCAAGGCCAAGACGCAGCTGGACAGCGTCACCACCCTGGTGGACGCCAAACATGTGATGGCGCGCCTGGACGACTCCAAGGAGGCGCGCGAGCAGGTGGCCTTCGCCGACCGGATCATCCTGAACAAGGTCGATCTGGCGACCGCCGACGAACTGAACGTGGTCGAGGCGCGTCTGCGGGCGCTGAACCCGCTGGCGCCCATCGTGCGGGCCGAGCGGTCGAACGTGCCGCTGGATCAGGTGCTGGGTCTGGGCGCCTTTGATCTGGAGCGCATTCTCGAGGTCAAGCCGGACTTCGTGAACCCGCCGCACGGCGCGGACGGCCATGTCCACGACGAACACTGCGGCCACGACCATCACGACCACGACCATGGGCACGATCATCATCACCACGACCATTCGCATGGCGCCCATTCTCACGGCGTCAGGGGTCACGCCCACCAGGACGACATCAAGGGCATCTCCCTGTCGCTGGACCGGCCGCTGGACGGAGCGAAATTCACTGCATGGCTGGACCGGCTGCTGGGCGAGCAGGGTCAGAACATCCTGCGCGCCAAGGGCATCATCGACGTGAAGGGCGAGAACCGCCGCCTGGTCTTCCAGGCCGTGCACATGATCCTGGAAGGCGACCTGCAACGCGAATGGGGCGCCGCCGAACGCCGCTGGAGCCGCGCGGTCTTCATCGGCCGCGATCTGGACGAAGCCGCGCTGAAGGCCGGCTTCGAAGCTTGCGCGGCCTAATCTCAAAGGTGGACTGACAGACAAAAGGCCGGCGGAGCAATCCACCGGCCTTTTTCTTTGTTCAGCCCTTCTCGAACAACTTGTTCCAGCGGCGCTTGTCGCGGGCCTTCCAGGCGCCGCGGTGGTAGGCGTCGGAGCCGATCAGGGGGATGACCGTAGTGGCCTCGGCGAAGACCATCTGTTCGTGGGTGGTCTGGACCTTGCCCCATGAGGCCGCCTCTTTCAGCGTCGAGGACGAACAGGCGCCGTCGCGGACGTCGGCGACGGTGATCTGAACTGCATAGCGATGCATCTCAGCCTCGACGCCGAGGATTTCGGCGCAGACGACGGTGTCCTGAGCGAAGTTCTTGGGCACGCCGCCGCCGACCATGAACAGGCCGGTGACGCCGGCGGCGATCTTGATGTCGGTCAGTTCGCGGAAGTCGGCGATGGCGTCCAGCATCAGATAGGGCTGGCCGGCGGCGGCGCGTTCCTTCTGGTGTTTCACCAGACCGAAGCCGGCCGATGAGTCGACGAAGGCCGGGCAGAAGATCGGCACGCCCTCTTCATAGGCGGTCTGGATCAGCGAGCCGGGCTTTTTCGCATTGCCCTCGCTCAGCCACTTGCCCATCTCCCAGATGAACTCGCGGCTGGAATAGCCGCGCGGCTCCAGACGGTTGGCGATCTCCAGGATGGTGTGGTCGCAGGCCTGGAGTTCTTCCTCGTCGATATAGGTGTCGTAGATCCGGTCGATGTAGTTGTCGCGCAGGACGTTGTCGTCCACCTCGCCGGCCGCCTGATAGTGTTTGAAGCCCAGGGCCTCGAAGAAATCCATGTCGACGATCGAGGCGCCGGTGGCGACCACGGCGTCGACCATGCCGAACTTCACCATGTCGCGGTACACGTGCATGCAGCCGCCGGCCGAGGTCGAACCGGCCAGGATCAGCCAGGGCGAGCAGTCCTTGTCCTCGATGGCCATCGAGAAGATGTCGGCAGCGCGGGCGGTGTCGCGCGACGAGAAGGACATCTTGCGCATCGAGTCGATGATTGGGCGCGCGTCGAAGCTGGTGATGTCGACGTGCTCGACGACATTCTGCAGCAGCTGGGCCTTGGTGTTCGATTGAACGGGAGCGTTCATTTCGGCGGTTTCCCTGTGATTTGAGCGCCCGTCGAACAAGCAGACGTGCCGGGACGGAGCGACCGACAGGACCGATAGACGCCCAACCATCGGCCGTCACCCTCGGACTTGATCCGAGGGTCGGACGTTCCGCCGCGCGTTCCTCGCAAGGAAGACGCAGAGCGGCCGATCCTCGGGTCGAGCCCGAGGATGACGGTTACAGGTGCAGGCGTCCTACTTCCGGCGCGACTTGCGCTGACCGGCCTTACCCTTGGGGCGTGACAGGCGCACGACCTTGCGGGCGTTCTCTTCCGCCGTGGTGCGCACGGTGGGGATGGAACGCGGGGCCAGACCGTACAGCGAGGCCATCGGGGCGTCCTCGACTGCGGCGATGTCGTGTTCGCCATAGCCGTTGAAGCCCGTCGACATGGCGACGCCATAGGCGCCCAGCATGCCGATCTCGATGAAGTCGCCTTCGCGCACATCGGCCGGAAGCCAGAAGGGTCCCGGCATATGGTCGATGGAATCGCAGGTCGGGCCGTAGAACTGGAACGCCTTCAGCTCGCCGGACGCCTCGCCGTCCCGCACCAGCTTGGTCGGGAAGGGCCAGCGCGAATGGGTCGCGTCGAACAGCGAGCCGTAGGAGCCGTCGTTCAGATAAAGGGCGTCGCCCTTGCGCAGGTCCACACGGGCCAGGATCGACGAGGATTCGGCGACCAGCGCCCGGCCGGGCTCGCACCACAGCTCGGTCGTTTCCGACACCGGCATCTCGTTGAAGCCGCGATGGATGGCGTCGGCGTATTCGCTCATGTCCGGCGGAACCATGCCCGGATAGACGGACGGGAAGCCGCCGCCGACATCGACGATATCGACGATCACGCCCGCACGGCTGATCGACCGGCCGACCTGGGCCATGGCGGCCTGATAGGCGGTCGGGCGCATGCACTGGCTGCCGACGTGGAAGGAAACGCCCATCAGGCCGTCCTTGACCGCCTGGCGCGTCGCCATCAGCAGGGCCGGCGCCTGATCCGACGACACGCCGAACTTGCCCGACAGCGTATAGGCGGCGCCGTCGGCCGAGACGGCCATGCGCACGATCAGGTTCAGGTCGTCCGCCCCGCCGGTGGCGTCGAGGATCTTGTTTAGCTCGTCGATGCAGTCGAGCGAGAAGGTGCGCACGCCGTGATCGAAATAGGCCTTGGTGATCGCAGAGCGGCTCTTGACCGGGTGCATGAAGGCCAGGCGCACGTCATGGCTGACCGAGCGAACCAGCTCGATCTCGGCGATGGACGCCACGTCGAAGCCGCGAACGCCGGCCTCGATCAGGGTTTCGACGACCCAGCGCGAAGGGTTGGCCTTCACAGCGTAGAAGACATCGGCCTTTAGATTATCCTGGAACCAGCGCGCCGCTACGGAAACCGAACGCGGCCGCACGAGGGCGACGGGACGTTCAGGGGACCGCTCACGGACCAGGTCCAGGGGAAGCTGATACGTGCGCAATTCACGTAACCCCCTGCTAATTGTTAAACCCAGACCGGCGTTAGCGGCGCAGACAGGACCTACGGGGTCCGCCGGAGAGCGCGATATGGGGACGCGCGACTGTCATGTAAAGAGGTTTTTTCGTGGCGGGGCCTAGGTTTGGCTGTCACAAATCCGCTCTGCGCCCTCCACGACACGATCTAACGGCAACCTTGACCGTTCTGCGCCGTTGCGATGGTCGGAGGGTTTGATGAACCGTTGGCTGTTCTTTTGGCGCAAGATCCGACGTCAGCTGTGGGTGCGCGCCACGGCCTATGCGGTCGCGGGCGTCGCCGCAGCCTTGCTGGCCGCCGCCCTGGCGCCCTGGGTGCCGCGGGAGATGGCCGAGCGCCTGGGCGGCGAATCTGTGGAATCGATCCTGACGATTCTGGCGTCCAGCCTGTTGGGCGTGGCGACCTTTTCGGTCGGCGCCATGGTCACGGCCTATACGTCGGTATCGTCGGCGGCCAGTCCGCGCGTGGCGGCCCTGGTCACCAGCGATGACGAAACCCAGAAGTCGCTGGCGACCTTCGTCGGCGCCTTCCTCTACGCCATCGTCGCCGTCACCGCGATCAACGCCCATTATTACGGCCAGAACGGCCGCGCGATCCTGTTCCTGGTCAGCCTCGTCATGGTGGGTCTGGTGGCGTTTCGCCTGCTGGCCTGGATCAACCGCCTGTCCAGCCTGGCGCGCGTCGGTCACATGATCGATCTGGTCGAGGCCCGGGCGCGCGAGGCGCTGGAACAGCGGCGCGACCATCCGTTTATGGGCGGGCGAGAGGGGCATTTGCAAAATGGCGCGGACGTGACGGCGCCGGAAACCGGCTATGTCCAGAACGTCGATCCCGATCGCCTGCAGGCCATGGCCGAGAAACGAGACTGCCAGGTCGAGGTGGTCGCCGCGCCCGGCGCCTTCGTGCGACGCGGGGAGGTCCTCGCCCGGATCAGCCTGCCGGCCTGCGACAAAGAGGCCCAGGACGCCTTCTGCTCCGCCTTCGCGATCGGAGACTCGCGCTCCTATGATCAAGACCCGCGTTTCGGCCTGATCGTTCTGGGCGAGATCGCCGCCAAGGCCCTGTCGCCTGGTATCAACGATCCCGGAACGGCCATTCAGGTGGTGGCGACCGGCGTCAGGTTGATGGACATCTGGGCCCGCGAGCGCGGGGAAGACGAGAAGCGGACCCTGCGTGATCGCCTGATAATGCCGGGCGTTTCCGACGATGACCTGCTCGACGATCTGTTCGGCCCGATCGCCCGCTACGGGGCCGGCGACGTTGCGGTCGCCATAAGACTGCAAAAGGGGCTGAGGGCGCTGGCCTCGATCCCTTGTCTGGCCGCGCCGGTCCAGACGATGGCCGATCAGGCGCTGGAGCGATCGCGCGCCGCCCTGCCGATTCCGGCGGACTACGCCCGGGTGAAGGGTGCGGCAGAAGGCTCCTGAACGGCTCGGGTCTGGACGAGATTGCGCCCGACGTGCGATTAGGGCTTGCCCGAGCGTGATTTCAGCTTATTGCGGCGCCCCTTCGCCATAGCCTCCTAGCGAGTTCATGAGTTCATCCGCAGCCGCCGCCGCCCCTGGGCTAGTCCTGGCGCGTGACGTGTCGAAGACCTTCG
This genomic interval carries:
- a CDS encoding NAD(+) synthase codes for the protein MADALFHSPKTHGFVRVAAATPVSHVGDPRANGQEHVALIRQAGEQGVNLMVFPELSLSAYAIDDLHMQGALLDEVERQIAVVAEATAEADVVAVVGAPIRNGDALYNCAVVIGAGEVLGVVPKTYLPNYREYYEKRWFAPATARAEDVIALNGETVDFAPGLLFEAVNRPGFVFSVEICEDYWAPLPPSTRAALAGARILLNLSASNIVIGKADERAMLSASHSARTLSAYVFAASGWGESTTDLAWDGQATIHELGSKLAEGERFALESHLTIADVDVDRIGLDRLRNGTFAECARNEGEAATVVPFMTREDHEASELIRPLDRFPFVPDDAGRLDQDCYEAFNIQVQGLMRRMTATGAKSLVIGVSGGLDSTQALLVACRAFDRLDLPRTNILGFTMPGFATSDGTKSNAWALMTALGVTGAEIDIRPAAEQMFKDIGHPYAEGQPVHDITFENVQAGLRTDYLFRLANQHRAFVLGTGDLSELALGWATYGVGDHMSHYNVNGGVAKTLIRHLIRWVAAGDLIGAGARDTLHAILDTEISPELVPAKDGVIQSTEGTVGPYALNDFFLFYISRFGMTPSKVAFLAHQAWGDAGAGHWPANTPDDEKVEYDLATIKGWLRKFLIRFFQTAQFKRSALPNGPKVVTGGSLSPRGDWRAPSDGNARVWLDELDANVPDA
- a CDS encoding alkylphosphonate utilization protein; its protein translation is MADDVTKDSNGNILADGDSVTLIKDLKVKGSGGVTLKRGTLVKNIRLTGDADEIEANVEKVRGLVLRTEFVKKA
- a CDS encoding CobW family GTP-binding protein, with amino-acid sequence MTDTLAAPTSTAATNGKIPVTVLTGYLGAGKTTLLNRILTEDHGKRYAVIVNEFGEIGIDNDLVVGADEDVFEMNNGCVCCTVRGDLIRVVAGLMKRQRPGKPAFDAIIVETTGLADPGPVAQTFFVDEDVKAKTQLDSVTTLVDAKHVMARLDDSKEAREQVAFADRIILNKVDLATADELNVVEARLRALNPLAPIVRAERSNVPLDQVLGLGAFDLERILEVKPDFVNPPHGADGHVHDEHCGHDHHDHDHGHDHHHHDHSHGAHSHGVRGHAHQDDIKGISLSLDRPLDGAKFTAWLDRLLGEQGQNILRAKGIIDVKGENRRLVFQAVHMILEGDLQREWGAAERRWSRAVFIGRDLDEAALKAGFEACAA
- a CDS encoding 1,9-bis(guanidino)-5-aza-nonane synthase — its product is MNAPVQSNTKAQLLQNVVEHVDITSFDARPIIDSMRKMSFSSRDTARAADIFSMAIEDKDCSPWLILAGSTSAGGCMHVYRDMVKFGMVDAVVATGASIVDMDFFEALGFKHYQAAGEVDDNVLRDNYIDRIYDTYIDEEELQACDHTILEIANRLEPRGYSSREFIWEMGKWLSEGNAKKPGSLIQTAYEEGVPIFCPAFVDSSAGFGLVKHQKERAAAGQPYLMLDAIADFRELTDIKIAAGVTGLFMVGGGVPKNFAQDTVVCAEILGVEAEMHRYAVQITVADVRDGACSSSTLKEAASWGKVQTTHEQMVFAEATTVIPLIGSDAYHRGAWKARDKRRWNKLFEKG
- a CDS encoding type III PLP-dependent enzyme; translated protein: MRTYQLPLDLVRERSPERPVALVRPRSVSVAARWFQDNLKADVFYAVKANPSRWVVETLIEAGVRGFDVASIAEIELVRSVSHDVRLAFMHPVKSRSAITKAYFDHGVRTFSLDCIDELNKILDATGGADDLNLIVRMAVSADGAAYTLSGKFGVSSDQAPALLMATRQAVKDGLMGVSFHVGSQCMRPTAYQAAMAQVGRSISRAGVIVDIVDVGGGFPSVYPGMVPPDMSEYADAIHRGFNEMPVSETTELWCEPGRALVAESSSILARVDLRKGDALYLNDGSYGSLFDATHSRWPFPTKLVRDGEASGELKAFQFYGPTCDSIDHMPGPFWLPADVREGDFIEIGMLGAYGVAMSTGFNGYGEHDIAAVEDAPMASLYGLAPRSIPTVRTTAEENARKVVRLSRPKGKAGQRKSRRK
- a CDS encoding DUF2254 domain-containing protein, producing the protein MNRWLFFWRKIRRQLWVRATAYAVAGVAAALLAAALAPWVPREMAERLGGESVESILTILASSLLGVATFSVGAMVTAYTSVSSAASPRVAALVTSDDETQKSLATFVGAFLYAIVAVTAINAHYYGQNGRAILFLVSLVMVGLVAFRLLAWINRLSSLARVGHMIDLVEARAREALEQRRDHPFMGGREGHLQNGADVTAPETGYVQNVDPDRLQAMAEKRDCQVEVVAAPGAFVRRGEVLARISLPACDKEAQDAFCSAFAIGDSRSYDQDPRFGLIVLGEIAAKALSPGINDPGTAIQVVATGVRLMDIWARERGEDEKRTLRDRLIMPGVSDDDLLDDLFGPIARYGAGDVAVAIRLQKGLRALASIPCLAAPVQTMADQALERSRAALPIPADYARVKGAAEGS